One genomic segment of Pleurodeles waltl isolate 20211129_DDA chromosome 11, aPleWal1.hap1.20221129, whole genome shotgun sequence includes these proteins:
- the LOC138266613 gene encoding large ribosomal subunit protein uL5-like, with protein sequence MRELRIRILCLNICVGESGDRLTHAAKVLEQLTGQTPVFSKARYTARSFGIRRNEKIAVHCTVRGAKAEEILGKGLKVREYELRKNNFSATGTLGFGIQEHIDLGIKYDPSIGIYGLDFYVVLGRPGFSIADKKHRTGVIGAKHQIGKEEATCWF encoded by the coding sequence ATGAGGGAACTGCGTATTCGCATACTCTGTCTCAACATCTGTGTAGGTGAAAGTGGTGACAGACTGACACATGCAGCCAAGGTGCTTGAGCAACTCACTGGCCAGACACCAGTATTCTCTAAAGCCCGTTACACAGCAAGATCCTTCGGCATCCGTAgaaatgaaaagattgctgtacaCTGCACAGTCCGAGGGGCCAAGGCTGAGGAAATTCTGGGGAAAGGCCTTAAGGTGAGAGAATATGAGTTGAGGAAAAACAATTTCTCTGCCACTGGCACCCTTGGGTTTGGAATCCAGGAACATATTGATCTAGGAATTAAATATGATCCTAGCATCGGTATCTATGGCCTGGATTTCTATGTGGTCTTAGGCAGACCTGGTTTCAGCATTGCAGACAAAAAACACAGGACTGGAGTCATTGGCGCAAAGCACCAAATTGGCAAGGAGGAAGCCACATGCTGGTTCTAG